In a single window of the Salmo trutta chromosome 21, fSalTru1.1, whole genome shotgun sequence genome:
- the LOC115156887 gene encoding ladderlectin-like: MTRLQETITMAMLTLLLLLSAAFTLGDIMTANIANDLVKFAAEQRNPCPRGWFQFNSRCFMFVKTAMTWPKAERHCQLLGEKLKPVRNTVKYLGANLASVHSYEEFRFLQAVVLINTGSFPLTWIGGYDAVQAKVEKDRLWFWSDGSKFDHESWAEGEPNNHYGAREPCIQINFGAENGWNDESCGKSYPSVCSIRTCLILQTIN; encoded by the exons ATGACCAGACTGCAG gagacTATCACCATGGCGATGTTGACCCTTCTACTGCTTCTCAGCGCTGCCTTTACACTGGGCGACATAATGACTGCGAACATAGCAA ATGATTTGGTGAAATTTGCAGCAGAACAAAGAAACCCATGCCCCAGAGGCTGGTTCCAATTTAATTCACGCTGCTTCATGTTTGTCAAAACTGCAATGACATGGCCCAAAGCAGAG CGCCACTGTCAGTTACTTGGAGAAAAACTGAAACCTGTGCGCAACACTGTGAAGTACCTTGGCGCAAACCTGGCATCTGTGCACAGCTATGAAGAGTTCCGATTTCTACAGGCGGTGGTGTTGATCAATACTGGCAGTTTCCCTCTTACCTGGATTGGCGGATATGATGCTGTTCAGGCAAAGGTGGAAAAG GACAGGCTATGGTTCTGGAGTGACGGCTCCAAATTTGATCACGAGAGCTGGGCTGAAGGGGAGCCGAATAACCACTATGGTGCCAGAGAGCCATGTATTCAGATTAACTTTGGAG CTGAAAACGGCTGGAACGATGAATCATGTGGGAAGAGCTATCCCTCCGTGTGCTCCATAAGAACCTGTTTAATCCTTCAAACTATCAATTGA
- the LOC115156878 gene encoding ladderlectin, whose product MTRLQETITMAMLTLLLLLSAAFTLGDIMTANIANDLVKFAADQRNPCPRGWFQFNSRCFMFVKTAMTWPKAERHCQLLGEKLKPVRNTVKYLGANLASVHSYEEFRFLQAVVLINTGSFPLTWIGGYDAVQAKVEKDRLWFWSDGSKFDHESWAEGEPNNHYGAREPCIQMNFGAENGWNDESCGKSYPSVCSIRTCLILQTIN is encoded by the exons ATGACCAGACTGCAG gagacTATCACCATGGCGATGTTGACCCTTCTACTGCTTCTCAGCGCTGCCTTTACACTGGGCGACATAATGACTGCGAACATAGCAA ATGATTTGGTGAAATTTGCAGCAGACCAAAGAAACCCATGCCCCAGAGGCTGGTTCCAATTTAATTCACGCTGCTTCATGTTTGTCAAAACTGCAATGACATGGCCCAAAGCAGAG CGCCACTGTCAGTTACTTGGAGAAAAACTGAAACCTGTGCGCAACACTGTGAAGTACCTTGGCGCAAACCTGGCATCTGTGCACAGCTATGAAGAGTTCCGATTTCTACAGGCGGTGGTGTTGATCAATACTGGCAGTTTCCCTCTTACCTGGATTGGCGGATATGATGCTGTTCAGGCAAAGGTGGAAAAG GACAGGCTATGGTTCTGGAGTGACGGCTCCAAATTTGATCACGAGAGCTGGGCTGAAGGGGAGCCGAATAACCACTATGGTGCCAGAGAGCCATGTATTCAGATGAACTTTGGAG CTGAAAACGGCTGGAACGATGAATCATGTGGGAAGAGCTATCCCTCCGTGTGCTCCATAAGAACCTGTTTAATCCTTCAAACTATCAATTGA